Proteins from a genomic interval of Desulfovibrio aminophilus DSM 12254:
- a CDS encoding dipeptidase, which produces MKGILRVLVFLCCLGAAGTALACTTILVGKDASTDGSVLVSHSDDGLGDARLISVPAMDHKPGSMRAVYYSHCALDFKPQWGGSESQRMMTTERGPGYNTPGVPKSVPLGFIPQVAHTYAYFDANYGIMNEHQLSIGECTDKAKVHPEPEAGKRIFYSAELSRVALERCTTAREAIQLMGELIAKYGYYGTGETLLVADPKEGWVFEMCGYDMNGTDGVWVAQRVPDDAFFAAANQFRIREVRENAPDMMYSKNIFDVAKAKGWWKPESGPLDWTAVYGDGEFHHPYYSLRRVWRAMTMVAPSLKLSPWVEGPFTKAYPFTIKPDNKLNPKDIFAIHRDNYEGTEFDLTQGLAAGPFNDPNRFEGQAEGMADKEGRLTPLDGAFERPLNIYRCVYAYVNQSRSWLPDAIGGLTWYGPDRPATAVLLPFHAGVIDLPAPIQKGDALKLERGSLWTAFNYVANYAMLKYSFMIQDIVKVRERYESTAFGEQPALEDKALALWKKGDQKGARKLLTADADTRAKALLKDWWNLSDQLYIKYNDGFLNTKEGLAQEVFYPAWWLKAVGYESGPSTYEKPKK; this is translated from the coding sequence ATGAAAGGGATTCTGCGCGTGTTGGTGTTCCTGTGCTGCCTGGGCGCCGCCGGAACGGCCCTGGCCTGCACCACGATCCTCGTGGGCAAGGACGCCTCCACCGACGGTTCGGTGCTCGTTTCGCATTCCGACGACGGCCTGGGCGACGCCCGGCTCATCTCTGTCCCGGCCATGGACCACAAGCCCGGAAGCATGCGCGCGGTGTACTACTCCCACTGCGCCCTGGACTTCAAGCCCCAATGGGGCGGCAGCGAGTCCCAGCGCATGATGACCACCGAGCGCGGCCCGGGCTACAACACCCCCGGCGTGCCCAAGAGCGTGCCCCTGGGCTTCATCCCCCAGGTGGCCCATACCTACGCCTACTTCGACGCCAACTACGGGATCATGAACGAGCACCAGCTGTCCATCGGCGAATGCACGGACAAGGCCAAGGTCCACCCCGAGCCCGAGGCGGGCAAGCGCATCTTCTACTCCGCCGAGCTGTCCCGCGTGGCCCTGGAGCGCTGCACGACCGCCCGCGAGGCCATCCAGCTCATGGGCGAACTCATCGCCAAGTACGGCTACTACGGCACCGGCGAGACCCTCCTCGTGGCCGATCCCAAGGAAGGCTGGGTCTTCGAGATGTGCGGCTACGACATGAACGGCACGGACGGCGTCTGGGTGGCCCAGCGCGTGCCCGACGACGCCTTCTTCGCGGCCGCCAACCAGTTCCGCATCCGCGAGGTCCGGGAGAACGCCCCGGACATGATGTACTCCAAGAACATCTTCGACGTGGCCAAGGCCAAGGGCTGGTGGAAGCCCGAGAGCGGTCCCCTGGACTGGACCGCCGTGTACGGCGACGGCGAGTTCCACCACCCCTACTACTCCCTGCGCCGGGTCTGGCGGGCCATGACAATGGTGGCCCCGTCGCTGAAGCTCTCCCCCTGGGTCGAGGGCCCCTTCACCAAGGCCTATCCCTTCACCATCAAGCCGGACAACAAGCTCAACCCCAAGGACATCTTCGCCATCCACCGCGATAATTACGAAGGCACCGAGTTCGATTTGACCCAGGGGCTGGCCGCCGGGCCCTTCAACGACCCGAACCGCTTCGAGGGCCAGGCCGAGGGCATGGCCGACAAGGAAGGCCGCCTGACCCCGCTCGACGGGGCCTTCGAGCGGCCGCTGAACATATACCGCTGCGTCTACGCCTACGTGAACCAGTCGCGCTCGTGGCTGCCCGACGCCATCGGCGGGCTCACCTGGTACGGCCCGGACCGTCCGGCCACGGCCGTGCTCCTGCCCTTCCACGCGGGCGTCATCGACCTGCCCGCGCCGATCCAGAAGGGCGACGCGCTCAAGCTCGAACGCGGCAGCCTCTGGACCGCCTTCAACTACGTGGCCAACTACGCCATGCTCAAATACTCGTTCATGATCCAGGACATCGTGAAGGTGCGCGAGCGATACGAGTCCACCGCCTTCGGCGAGCAGCCCGCCCTGGAGGACAAGGCCCTGGCGCTCTGGAAGAAGGGCGACCAGAAGGGGGCGCGCAAGCTGCTCACCGCCGACGCCGACACCCGGGCCAAGGCCCTGCTCAAGGACTGGTGGAATCTCTCGGATCAGCTCTACATCAAGTACAACGACGGTTTCCTGAACACCAAGGAAGGCCTGGCCCAGGAAGTCTTCTACCCGGCCTGGTGGCTCAAGGCCGTGGGCTACGAAAGCGGCCCGAGCACGTACGAAAAGCCGAAGAAGTAA
- a CDS encoding BPL-N domain-containing protein, whose amino-acid sequence MSAPSPSALHVYWDESHIWGLLVVRALRAWGLPHRLVSGAEIARGVLAEDRPAALLVPGGRARGKAEALGSVGVTAVRGYVNDGGTYIGFCGGAGLGLSGRDGLDICPWERGGFSDRFQHFLSGHVHVELARDHPLVPEGLGPSILAPVWWPARFAPQGDEAETLARYREPGPDFWVADLSLSALPPQILEDWENLHGIRLRPENLIGRPAVVSGRLGRGRYLLSYPHLETPASRQANAWFSHILNAVLGDSTARPPLPAWDLASLPVTWADPVLLRARDIMEEIIRTGSEHFLLFWRNPWLLGWRRGIPGAALGSLYALVRECLARPETEAARDYWREKAAEFGRLAELFHQGVTGYLLSERLAMTVLHSAPEALYPRGLRGQREALFGPPPSSGGLYADLSRILEELCRRQD is encoded by the coding sequence ATGTCCGCCCCATCCCCCTCCGCCCTGCACGTCTACTGGGACGAGTCCCACATCTGGGGTCTGCTGGTGGTCCGCGCCCTGCGCGCCTGGGGCCTGCCCCATCGACTGGTGAGCGGCGCGGAGATCGCCCGGGGCGTCCTGGCCGAGGACCGGCCTGCGGCCCTGCTCGTGCCCGGCGGCCGGGCCAGGGGCAAGGCCGAGGCCCTGGGGTCCGTCGGGGTGACCGCCGTGCGCGGATACGTGAACGACGGCGGAACCTACATCGGTTTCTGCGGCGGCGCGGGGCTGGGCCTCTCCGGCCGTGACGGCCTGGACATCTGCCCCTGGGAACGCGGCGGCTTCTCCGACCGCTTCCAGCATTTCCTGAGCGGGCATGTGCATGTGGAGCTGGCCCGGGACCATCCCCTGGTGCCCGAGGGATTGGGCCCGTCCATCCTGGCCCCGGTCTGGTGGCCCGCGCGGTTCGCGCCCCAGGGCGACGAGGCCGAGACCCTGGCCCGCTACCGGGAACCGGGCCCGGACTTCTGGGTCGCGGATCTGAGCCTTTCCGCCCTGCCGCCCCAGATCCTGGAGGACTGGGAAAACCTCCACGGCATCCGCCTCCGACCCGAGAACCTCATCGGCCGCCCCGCCGTTGTTTCCGGCAGGCTGGGCCGGGGCCGCTACCTGCTCTCCTACCCCCACCTGGAAACCCCGGCCTCGCGGCAGGCCAACGCCTGGTTCTCGCACATCCTGAACGCGGTCCTCGGGGACTCCACCGCGCGGCCGCCCCTGCCCGCCTGGGATCTCGCCTCCCTGCCCGTGACCTGGGCCGACCCGGTGCTCCTGCGCGCCCGAGACATCATGGAGGAGATCATCCGCACGGGCAGCGAACATTTCCTGCTCTTCTGGCGCAATCCCTGGCTCCTTGGCTGGCGGCGCGGCATCCCGGGCGCGGCCCTGGGCAGCCTCTACGCCCTGGTGCGCGAATGCCTGGCCCGCCCGGAGACCGAGGCCGCCCGTGACTACTGGCGGGAAAAGGCCGCGGAATTCGGCCGGCTGGCCGAGCTGTTCCACCAGGGCGTCACCGGCTACCTGCTCTCCGAGCGGCTGGCCATGACCGTGCTGCACTCCGCGCCCGAGGCCCTCTATCCGCGCGGGCTCCGGGGCCAGCGCGAAGCCCTGTTCGGGCCGCCGCCCTCCTCCGGCGGCCTCTACGCCGACCTCTCGCGCATCCTCGAGGAGCTGTGCCGTCGCCAGGATTGA
- a CDS encoding FapA family protein: MASEDSRDKPQTCADIPDGGGSPGGADARVRFCLSEDGLKLGISRYTPPGPGGAPLTRARIRESLARAGISQPPSEAALDKILRNIAEDKPVTGITLVRGKPAVESRDAFLEPMGDHGRPVFHGDIVALKHAPEKPEDGLTLDGRVLTPANRAPAKDLEVPRADNVALNPADDTVRAQVYGLAEVTPQRAVVRPLITLNENKTEARAVIMATDSLDRPVTAERLARALKVLRISRPLLRENAEQALALARETGQPQQDVVLALGAPPKPGKDGWLELLIRSRDLVGTEAQGGRLDYRERGSHPSVEKGRQFARLHPPASGEEGLDLFDQPIAASSGQSLEITAGEGVTALEGGALFQAEVDGMVVVQGQVLSITDSVVVPGDVSLSSGNIRVDKGSVEVQGSVRDGFEVHSAGHVVVREVVESARVEAQGNVEVGGGILMSKGGLIRAGGHVTAQFATNARIQAEGDVVIGNEITHCAIRTQGQILAVKGKGIVQGGTLVCGKGLECNELGSPLGVATVVGVSIQADGDQAVLEERGAIKKELERIDASLGCADPRVILERTPPEKREAVLRLLRYRMKRWERFREITQILAEALRKRRQEFALAKIRVRRVAHPGVSIKIAGRTLTLTAPVERSSFHYDDQTREIVVGNL; the protein is encoded by the coding sequence ATGGCAAGCGAGGATTCGCGGGACAAGCCCCAGACCTGCGCCGACATTCCCGACGGCGGCGGATCACCCGGCGGCGCGGACGCCCGGGTGCGCTTCTGTCTCTCCGAGGACGGGCTCAAACTCGGCATCAGCCGCTACACCCCGCCCGGCCCCGGCGGCGCGCCCCTGACCAGGGCGCGCATCCGCGAATCCCTGGCCCGGGCCGGAATCTCCCAGCCGCCCAGCGAGGCGGCCCTGGACAAGATCCTGCGCAACATCGCCGAAGACAAGCCGGTCACGGGCATCACCCTCGTGCGCGGCAAACCCGCCGTGGAATCCCGGGACGCCTTCCTGGAGCCCATGGGCGACCACGGCCGCCCCGTGTTCCACGGCGACATCGTGGCCCTCAAGCACGCCCCGGAAAAACCCGAGGACGGCCTGACCCTCGACGGCCGCGTTCTCACCCCGGCCAACCGGGCCCCGGCCAAGGATCTGGAGGTGCCCCGCGCGGACAACGTGGCCCTGAATCCGGCCGACGACACCGTGCGGGCACAGGTCTACGGCCTGGCCGAAGTCACCCCCCAGCGGGCCGTGGTGCGCCCGCTCATCACCCTGAACGAGAACAAGACCGAGGCCAGGGCCGTGATCATGGCCACGGACTCCCTGGACAGGCCCGTGACCGCCGAGCGGCTGGCCCGGGCCCTCAAGGTTCTGCGCATCTCGCGGCCGCTCCTGCGGGAAAATGCGGAACAGGCCCTGGCCCTGGCCCGGGAGACCGGCCAGCCCCAACAGGACGTGGTCCTGGCCCTGGGCGCGCCCCCCAAGCCCGGCAAGGACGGCTGGCTGGAGCTCCTGATCCGCAGCCGCGACCTGGTGGGCACCGAGGCCCAAGGCGGCCGCCTGGACTATCGCGAACGCGGCAGCCATCCCTCGGTGGAAAAGGGCCGCCAGTTCGCCCGCCTGCATCCCCCGGCTTCGGGGGAGGAGGGTCTGGACCTGTTCGACCAACCCATCGCCGCGTCCTCGGGGCAATCTCTGGAGATCACCGCGGGCGAGGGGGTCACGGCCTTGGAGGGCGGCGCGTTGTTCCAGGCCGAGGTGGACGGCATGGTGGTCGTCCAGGGGCAGGTGCTGTCCATCACCGACAGCGTGGTGGTCCCGGGCGACGTGAGTCTGTCCTCGGGAAACATCCGCGTGGACAAGGGCTCGGTGGAGGTCCAGGGCAGCGTGCGCGACGGCTTCGAGGTCCACTCGGCCGGGCACGTGGTGGTGCGCGAGGTGGTTGAAAGCGCCCGCGTCGAGGCCCAGGGCAACGTGGAGGTGGGCGGCGGCATCCTCATGTCCAAAGGCGGCCTGATCCGGGCCGGGGGCCACGTCACGGCCCAGTTCGCCACCAACGCGCGCATTCAGGCCGAGGGCGACGTGGTCATCGGCAACGAGATCACCCACTGCGCCATCCGCACCCAGGGGCAAATCCTGGCGGTGAAGGGCAAAGGCATCGTCCAGGGTGGAACCCTGGTCTGCGGCAAGGGCCTGGAGTGCAACGAGCTGGGTTCGCCCCTGGGAGTGGCCACGGTGGTGGGCGTGAGCATCCAGGCTGATGGAGACCAGGCCGTGCTGGAGGAACGGGGAGCCATCAAGAAGGAACTGGAGCGCATCGACGCGAGCCTGGGCTGCGCCGATCCCCGCGTGATCCTGGAGCGCACCCCGCCGGAGAAGCGAGAGGCCGTGCTCCGGCTTCTGCGCTACCGCATGAAGCGCTGGGAGCGCTTCCGGGAGATCACCCAGATTCTGGCCGAGGCCCTGCGCAAGCGGCGGCAGGAATTCGCCCTGGCGAAAATCCGGGTCCGGCGGGTGGCCCATCCGGGCGTGAGCATCAAAATCGCGGGCCGCACCCTGACGCTCACCGCGCCCGTGGAGCGCAGCAGTTTCCACTACGACGACCAGACCCGCGAGATCGTAGTCGGCAACCTCTAG
- a CDS encoding malic enzyme-like NAD(P)-binding protein, with product MALYTKEEALAYHSDKRRGKLEVFSIKPCATQKHLTMAYSPGVAEACRAIHADTEKVYEYTNKGNLVAVVSNGTAVLGLGNIGPEAGKPVMEGKGVLFKIFADIDVYDLNIRQLDPLKVIEFCKMLEPTFGGINLEDIKSPECFQIEQTLIKEMGIPVFHDDQHGTAIISGAGLLNALEISGKKIGDIKVVVSGAGAAAVSTCRFYISMGLSREQIFMFDSKGLIHTGREGLNKEKREFAQSKACTLAEAMNGADLFLGLSTKDILNADMVRSMAEHPVIFACANPDPEIPYAVAKEARADLIMATGRSDFPNQINNVLGFPYIFRGALDVRARIINEEMKLAAARALADLAKEPVPAEVCALFGVKELKFGMDYVIPKPLDPRVLTWVAPAVAKAAMDSGVATQPLDLASYPAALEARMASMRARTKMAVDSFGYGF from the coding sequence ATGGCACTGTACACCAAGGAAGAGGCGCTCGCGTACCATTCCGACAAGCGCCGGGGCAAGCTGGAAGTCTTCTCCATCAAGCCCTGCGCGACCCAGAAACATCTGACCATGGCCTACAGCCCGGGCGTGGCCGAGGCCTGCCGCGCCATCCACGCCGACACCGAGAAGGTCTACGAGTACACCAACAAGGGCAACCTCGTGGCCGTGGTCTCCAACGGCACGGCCGTGCTCGGCCTGGGCAACATCGGGCCCGAGGCGGGCAAGCCGGTCATGGAAGGCAAGGGCGTGCTCTTCAAGATCTTCGCGGACATCGACGTCTACGACCTGAACATCCGCCAGCTGGACCCGCTCAAGGTCATCGAGTTCTGCAAGATGCTCGAACCCACCTTCGGCGGCATCAACCTCGAGGACATCAAGTCCCCGGAGTGCTTCCAGATCGAGCAGACGCTCATCAAGGAGATGGGCATTCCGGTCTTCCACGACGACCAGCACGGCACGGCCATCATCTCCGGCGCGGGCCTGCTCAACGCCCTGGAGATCAGCGGCAAGAAGATCGGCGACATCAAGGTCGTGGTCTCCGGCGCGGGCGCCGCGGCCGTCTCCACCTGCCGTTTCTACATCAGCATGGGCCTGTCCCGCGAACAGATCTTCATGTTCGACTCCAAGGGTCTGATCCACACCGGCCGCGAGGGCCTGAACAAGGAGAAGCGGGAGTTCGCCCAGTCCAAGGCCTGCACCCTGGCCGAGGCCATGAACGGCGCGGACTTGTTCCTGGGCCTGTCCACCAAGGACATCCTGAACGCCGACATGGTCAGGAGCATGGCCGAGCACCCGGTGATCTTCGCCTGCGCCAACCCGGACCCGGAGATCCCCTACGCCGTGGCCAAGGAGGCTCGCGCGGACCTGATCATGGCCACCGGCAGATCGGACTTCCCGAACCAGATCAACAACGTGCTCGGCTTCCCCTACATCTTCCGGGGCGCGCTCGACGTGCGGGCCCGGATCATCAACGAGGAGATGAAGCTGGCCGCCGCCCGGGCCCTGGCCGACCTGGCCAAGGAGCCGGTCCCGGCCGAGGTCTGCGCCCTGTTCGGGGTCAAGGAATTGAAGTTCGGCATGGACTACGTCATCCCCAAGCCGCTGGACCCGCGCGTGCTCACCTGGGTGGCTCCGGCCGTGGCCAAGGCGGCCATGGACTCCGGCGTGGCGACCCAGCCCCTGGACTTGGCTTCCTATCCGGCGGCCCTGGAAGCCCGCATGGCCTCCATGCGCGCCCGGACCAAGATGGCCGTGGACTCCTTCGGCTACGGCTTCTAA
- a CDS encoding ATP-binding protein produces MLAFIRSSYFQGLLDSFQTGVILFNDAGRAYAVNAALPRLLGLSHADLARTTWDAFFLRLGLNEDLGEYLEAAGPLNRPRELPPTDFDYLHPDGGTLRLSLSRSLLVDFGKLFGITVQIADMSDIIALHEREKAMLEENRLLQRHRAQGLQKLSMAVAHQIRNPLMTVGGFSDLLLRRLPEAAPETELVRPILDSARRLEAVVEAVSSFAAIRLGEVAPCALAPLAREALDLALAGLVRADGHSLDIAGDGGTVAADADLLRRALAALLRNSLEAADGPCRLRLSLEPFEDLWELSLLDDGPGVAEEHLPYVFDPFYSTRPLSVGMGLTAAQRIAHEHGGGISLGPGPRGGCLVRLVLPRRTAGNGRFSP; encoded by the coding sequence ATGCTGGCCTTCATCCGTTCGTCCTATTTCCAGGGGCTGCTGGACAGCTTCCAGACCGGCGTCATCCTCTTCAACGACGCGGGCCGGGCTTATGCCGTGAACGCGGCCCTGCCCCGGCTCCTGGGTTTGTCCCATGCGGATCTGGCCCGGACCACCTGGGACGCCTTCTTCCTGAGGCTCGGGCTCAACGAGGATCTCGGGGAATACCTGGAGGCCGCCGGTCCCCTGAACCGGCCCCGGGAACTGCCGCCCACGGACTTCGACTATCTCCACCCCGACGGCGGGACTTTGCGTCTCTCGCTTTCACGTTCGCTTCTGGTGGACTTCGGCAAGCTCTTCGGCATCACCGTGCAGATCGCGGACATGAGCGACATCATCGCCCTGCACGAGCGCGAGAAGGCCATGCTGGAGGAGAACCGTCTGCTCCAGCGTCACCGCGCCCAAGGCCTGCAGAAGCTCTCCATGGCCGTGGCCCACCAGATCCGCAACCCGCTCATGACCGTGGGCGGCTTCAGCGACCTGCTCCTGCGCCGCCTGCCCGAGGCCGCGCCCGAGACCGAGCTGGTGCGGCCCATCCTGGACAGCGCCCGGCGGCTGGAGGCCGTGGTCGAGGCCGTGTCCTCCTTCGCGGCCATCCGTCTGGGCGAGGTCGCGCCCTGCGCCCTGGCCCCGCTGGCCCGCGAGGCCCTGGACCTGGCCTTGGCCGGGTTGGTCCGCGCGGACGGGCATTCCCTGGACATCGCCGGGGACGGCGGAACCGTGGCCGCCGACGCGGACCTGCTGCGCCGGGCCCTGGCGGCGCTCCTGCGCAACAGCCTGGAGGCCGCCGACGGCCCGTGCAGGCTGCGCCTGTCCCTGGAGCCGTTCGAGGATCTCTGGGAGTTGTCGCTGCTGGACGACGGCCCGGGCGTGGCCGAGGAGCATCTGCCCTATGTCTTCGATCCCTTCTACAGCACCCGGCCCCTGTCCGTGGGCATGGGCCTGACCGCGGCCCAGCGCATCGCCCACGAGCACGGCGGGGGAATCAGCCTGGGCCCCGGGCCCCGTGGCGGCTGCCTGGTGCGGCTCGTGCTGCCGCGCCGGACGGCCGGGAACGGCCGCTTTTCTCCTTGA
- a CDS encoding CBS and ACT domain-containing protein — protein sequence MLVKDWMTTYVHTVGPDDPINDAVLLLKEKNIRHLPVVENGLVVGVLSDRDIKEYAPSKGTSLDIYELNYLLAKTAVRQVMRRPAVTIGPDVPVEEAAMMLFDQRIGCLPVVDGGKLVGIISDRDMYRVLVEITGARRGGSRVSLALDDRPGSIKEAADVLRKHGYRLQSIMSTNEKAGPGQRYVVLRTRGEGDYEAMRQEMKETYGINVRVRKG from the coding sequence ATGCTGGTCAAGGACTGGATGACGACCTACGTGCACACCGTCGGGCCGGACGACCCCATCAACGACGCCGTGCTGCTGCTCAAGGAGAAGAACATCCGCCACCTGCCCGTGGTCGAGAACGGCTTGGTCGTGGGCGTGCTCTCCGACCGCGACATCAAGGAATACGCCCCCTCCAAGGGCACCTCCCTGGATATCTACGAGCTGAACTATCTCCTGGCCAAGACCGCGGTGCGCCAGGTCATGCGCCGTCCGGCCGTGACCATCGGCCCGGACGTGCCCGTGGAGGAGGCGGCCATGATGCTCTTCGACCAGCGCATCGGCTGCCTGCCCGTGGTGGACGGCGGCAAGCTGGTGGGCATCATCTCCGACCGCGACATGTACCGCGTCCTGGTGGAGATCACCGGCGCGCGGCGGGGCGGTTCGCGGGTGAGCTTGGCCCTGGACGACAGGCCCGGCTCCATCAAGGAGGCCGCCGACGTGCTGCGCAAGCACGGCTATCGGCTCCAGAGCATCATGTCCACGAACGAGAAGGCCGGGCCGGGCCAGCGCTACGTGGTCCTCCGCACGCGCGGCGAGGGCGACTACGAGGCCATGCGCCAGGAGATGAAGGAAACCTACGGGATCAACGTGCGCGTGCGCAAGGGCTGA
- a CDS encoding ABC transporter ATP-binding protein produces the protein MLDIRNINVFYGDVQVIWDVSFNICEGEIVALIGANGAGKSTILRTISGLLRPASGEILFDTAPIHTMEPYRLIDLGLAHCPEARRLFVEMSVEENLDMGALRGEAKKNRAATKEMVYGLFPRLKERRHQQSGTLSGGEQQMLAIGRALMSHPKLVMFDEPSLGLAPILVRDIFEIIGKIRAEGRTVLIVEQNVRQTLAIADRAYVLETGKLVMEGEGRVMLNDPHVKAAYLGV, from the coding sequence GTGCTTGATATCAGGAACATCAACGTCTTCTACGGCGACGTCCAGGTCATCTGGGACGTCTCCTTCAATATCTGCGAGGGCGAGATCGTGGCCCTCATCGGGGCCAACGGCGCGGGTAAGTCCACGATCCTGCGAACCATCTCCGGGCTTCTGCGCCCGGCCTCGGGCGAGATCCTCTTCGATACGGCGCCCATCCACACCATGGAACCCTACCGGCTCATCGACCTGGGGCTGGCGCACTGCCCGGAGGCCCGCCGCCTGTTCGTGGAGATGAGCGTGGAGGAGAACCTGGACATGGGAGCTTTGCGCGGGGAGGCCAAGAAGAACCGCGCCGCCACCAAGGAGATGGTCTACGGCCTGTTCCCCCGGCTCAAGGAACGCCGCCACCAGCAGTCCGGCACGCTCTCCGGCGGGGAGCAGCAGATGCTGGCCATCGGCCGGGCGCTCATGTCCCACCCGAAACTCGTCATGTTCGACGAGCCCTCGCTGGGCCTGGCCCCGATCCTCGTGCGCGACATCTTCGAGATCATCGGCAAGATCCGCGCCGAGGGCCGCACCGTGCTCATCGTGGAGCAGAACGTGCGCCAGACCCTGGCCATCGCCGACCGCGCCTACGTCCTGGAGACCGGCAAGCTGGTCATGGAGGGCGAGGGCCGGGTCATGCTCAACGACCCCCACGTCAAGGCCGCCTATCTCGGCGTCTGA
- a CDS encoding ABC transporter ATP-binding protein, with the protein MALLTVDKVSMFFGGLAALSNISFSVERGEILALIGPNGAGKTTLFNVVNGFYKPSRGEVRFKDRTVSGLKPHQICRLGVARTFQVVKPLQRMSVLDNVIASAFLRSRTKAGAERRALEVLEFTGLMEDRDVISKGLPLGKRKRLEIARALATEPEFILLDESFAGLNPAELDVSIEIIKGIKKKGVTIMIIEHHMKVIMSISDRIVVLNYGQKIAEGTPAEISANPLVVEAYLGEAEGA; encoded by the coding sequence ATGGCACTCCTCACGGTGGACAAGGTCTCGATGTTCTTCGGCGGCCTGGCCGCCCTCTCCAACATCTCCTTTTCCGTGGAGCGGGGCGAGATACTGGCGCTCATCGGACCGAACGGCGCGGGCAAGACCACGCTCTTCAACGTGGTCAACGGCTTCTACAAACCCTCACGGGGCGAGGTCCGCTTCAAGGACCGCACGGTCTCCGGGCTCAAACCGCACCAGATCTGCCGCCTCGGCGTGGCGCGCACCTTTCAGGTGGTCAAGCCGCTCCAGCGCATGAGCGTGCTGGACAACGTCATCGCCTCGGCCTTCCTGCGCTCCAGGACCAAGGCCGGGGCCGAGCGGCGGGCGCTGGAGGTCCTTGAGTTCACCGGGCTCATGGAGGACCGGGACGTGATCTCCAAGGGCCTGCCTCTGGGCAAGCGCAAGCGCCTGGAGATCGCCCGCGCCCTGGCCACGGAGCCGGAGTTCATTCTCCTGGACGAATCCTTCGCGGGCCTGAACCCGGCCGAGTTGGACGTCTCCATCGAGATCATCAAGGGCATCAAGAAGAAGGGCGTCACCATCATGATCATCGAGCACCACATGAAGGTGATCATGTCCATCTCCGACCGCATCGTCGTGCTCAACTACGGCCAGAAGATCGCCGAGGGGACCCCGGCCGAGATCAGCGCCAACCCTCTCGTGGTCGAGGCTTACCTCGGGGAGGCTGAAGGTGCTTGA
- a CDS encoding branched-chain amino acid ABC transporter permease, with product MKRFAPLIVLAAMAVLPLLGLSSYVMHLLILVIMWSVSGMAWNLLGGYTGQVSFGHAAFFGLGAYCAGLASFHLNISAWYGFPLSIPFVAATALVMGLIVLRLRGPYFVLATLALGEIMRITAENLTDLTQGNLGIMIQRTWVEKTGYYYVILAVAALTFWVVKLLAESRWGYYFVAIREDQDAAESLGINATLYKTIALTVSAVITGFSGAFYMNYMGYIDPQVVFSLGDISILTIMVVMVGGVATYWGPVVGAVIMVLLAEVIRSLPYVGTAYQTLFGVLLIVIIIYLPNGLVGDRQTLARLFKKKGAAV from the coding sequence ATGAAACGTTTCGCCCCCCTCATCGTGCTCGCGGCCATGGCCGTTCTGCCCCTCCTGGGCCTGTCCAGCTACGTCATGCATCTGCTCATCCTGGTCATCATGTGGTCCGTCTCGGGCATGGCCTGGAACCTGCTCGGCGGCTACACCGGCCAGGTCTCCTTCGGCCACGCGGCCTTCTTCGGCCTGGGCGCGTACTGCGCGGGCCTGGCCAGCTTTCACTTGAACATCTCGGCCTGGTACGGCTTCCCGCTATCCATCCCGTTCGTGGCCGCGACCGCCCTGGTCATGGGCCTGATCGTGCTCCGGCTGCGCGGACCCTACTTCGTCTTGGCCACCCTGGCCCTGGGCGAGATCATGCGCATCACGGCCGAGAACCTCACCGATCTGACCCAGGGCAACCTGGGGATCATGATCCAGCGCACCTGGGTGGAGAAGACCGGCTACTACTACGTGATTCTGGCCGTGGCCGCGCTGACCTTTTGGGTGGTCAAGCTCCTGGCCGAGAGCCGATGGGGCTACTACTTCGTGGCCATCCGCGAGGACCAGGACGCGGCCGAGAGCCTGGGCATCAACGCCACCCTGTACAAGACCATCGCGCTCACCGTGAGCGCGGTCATCACCGGCTTCTCCGGCGCGTTCTACATGAACTACATGGGCTACATCGACCCACAGGTGGTCTTCTCGCTGGGGGACATCTCGATCCTGACCATCATGGTGGTCATGGTCGGCGGCGTGGCCACCTACTGGGGCCCGGTGGTGGGCGCGGTGATCATGGTCCTGCTGGCCGAGGTCATCCGTTCCCTGCCCTACGTGGGCACGGCCTACCAGACCCTCTTCGGCGTGCTGCTCATCGTCATCATCATCTACCTGCCCAACGGCCTGGTGGGCGACCGTCAGACGCTCGCCCGACTCTTCAAGAAGAAAGGAGCGGCGGTCTGA